From the Streptomyces nigrescens genome, one window contains:
- a CDS encoding HNH endonuclease, which yields MPHVLVLNASYEPLGVVPLRRALILVLNEKAVSLEESGALMHSATRVIPAPSVVRLKRFVRVPFRGPVPLTRRALFARDGGRCMYCGGVATSVDHVIPRSRGGQHTWENVVAACRRCNHVKADRHVAEIGWRLRHQPAPPSGLAWRIIGTGHRDPRWLPYLQPYGADDALARIDAVSA from the coding sequence GTGCCGCATGTCCTGGTCCTCAACGCGTCGTACGAGCCGCTCGGCGTCGTACCGCTCCGCCGCGCGCTCATCCTCGTACTCAATGAGAAGGCAGTCAGCCTTGAGGAGTCCGGCGCCCTGATGCACAGCGCGACCCGAGTCATCCCTGCTCCGAGCGTGGTCCGCTTGAAGAGGTTCGTGCGGGTGCCCTTTCGCGGCCCCGTGCCACTGACCCGCCGGGCGCTGTTCGCCCGTGACGGCGGGCGCTGTATGTACTGCGGTGGCGTCGCAACCAGCGTCGACCACGTCATCCCGCGCAGCCGCGGAGGTCAGCACACCTGGGAGAACGTCGTCGCCGCCTGCCGGCGCTGCAATCACGTCAAGGCCGACCGCCATGTCGCCGAGATCGGCTGGCGGCTGCGGCATCAGCCCGCCCCGCCGTCAGGACTGGCGTGGCGGATCATCGGTACGGGCCATCGCGACCCGCGCTGGCTGCCGTATTTGCAGCCGTACGGCGCGGATGACGCCCTGGCCCGGATCGACGCCGTATCGGCGTAG
- a CDS encoding mechanosensitive ion channel family protein — MFWSASPVAAAHLSAATPGSSGPASLDDATEKATNAAGWVQENWGTWLTSGLQILLILVIAVVLRHVIRRTITKLIERMNRTAAAAQGTALGGLLVNAERRRQRSEAIGSVLRSVASFVIMGTAALTVLSVLKINLAPLLASAGVAGVAIGFGARNLVTDFLSGVFMILEDQYGVGDEIDAGVATGTVIEVGLRVTKLRGPNGAIWYIRNGEVKRIGNLSQGWSTAAVDVVIAANQDLERARDTITTAGQEMSKAEPWNEQLWEPVEVLGLSEVHLETVTISVSAKTMPGKALGVERELRWRIKHALDAAGVHLAPRPLPEDEVAEANDPAAGMAAPSALNNPLSPQSLATNPIASPSKLGK; from the coding sequence GTGTTCTGGTCCGCTTCGCCGGTCGCTGCCGCGCACCTGAGCGCCGCCACACCCGGCTCATCCGGCCCGGCGTCCCTCGACGACGCCACGGAGAAGGCCACCAACGCCGCCGGATGGGTGCAGGAGAACTGGGGGACGTGGCTCACGTCCGGCCTGCAGATCTTGCTGATCCTCGTGATCGCCGTGGTGCTGCGGCATGTGATCCGCCGCACCATCACCAAGCTCATCGAGCGGATGAACCGCACCGCGGCCGCCGCCCAGGGCACCGCGCTGGGCGGACTGCTCGTCAACGCCGAGAGACGCCGGCAGCGCTCCGAGGCCATCGGCTCGGTGCTGCGCAGCGTCGCCTCCTTCGTGATCATGGGCACGGCCGCCCTGACGGTGCTCTCCGTCCTGAAGATCAACCTTGCACCGCTGCTGGCGAGCGCCGGTGTGGCCGGTGTCGCCATCGGTTTCGGCGCCCGCAACCTCGTCACCGACTTCCTCTCCGGCGTCTTCATGATCCTGGAGGACCAGTACGGCGTCGGCGACGAGATCGACGCCGGGGTCGCCACCGGTACGGTCATCGAGGTCGGCCTGCGCGTCACCAAGCTGCGCGGCCCCAACGGCGCGATCTGGTACATCCGCAACGGCGAGGTCAAGCGGATCGGCAACCTCAGCCAGGGCTGGTCCACGGCCGCCGTCGACGTGGTGATCGCCGCCAACCAGGACCTGGAGCGGGCCCGCGACACCATCACCACCGCCGGCCAGGAGATGTCCAAGGCCGAGCCCTGGAACGAGCAGCTGTGGGAGCCGGTGGAGGTCCTCGGCCTGAGCGAGGTGCACCTGGAGACGGTCACCATCAGCGTCTCCGCCAAGACCATGCCCGGCAAGGCCCTCGGCGTGGAGCGCGAACTGCGCTGGCGCATCAAGCACGCCCTGGACGCCGCCGGCGTCCACCTGGCCCCCCGCCCGCTCCCCGAGGACGAGGTGGCGGAGGCCAACGACCCCGCCGCCGGTATGGCCGCCCCCTCGGCCCTCAACAACCCGCTGTCCCCCCAGTCCCTGGCGACGAACCCGATCGCGTCGCCGTCCAAGCTGGGGAAGTAG
- a CDS encoding beta-N-acetylglucosaminidase domain-containing protein: MAGTTALAAAVIGGLLGGAPGAQAAPADPAIGTPEQPDRPAGAGRTPAVWPRPQSMQELGAAVPLSGEAALVAAPDTDPYALDVLRGLLRDAGVHTVRTLAPGDRLPAAGPVIRVGGEQAADALRALRAPARGDLPSGGYRLAVGQVAGRDTVALDGVGPDGLFHAAQTLRQLVTDRDQGEASRSDSGRGGGGRRVGGGRQLASVTVRDWPGTAVRGTTEGFFGQPWSRPQRLAQLDFMGRTKQNHYLYAPGDDPYRQARWRDPYPAEQRADFRALAERARANHVTLGWALAPGQALCFSSEEDLRALRRKVDAMWALGVRSFQLQFQDVSYSEWHCDDDQDTFGAGPRAAAKAQARVANALAAHLAERHPQAPPLSLMPTEYYQDGSTAYRSALSDELGDRVEVAWTGVGVVPRTITGGELSTARQAFGHPLVTMDNYPVNDYAPDRIFLGPYRGREPAVATGSSALFANAMEQPLASRIPLFTAADYAWNPRNYRPAESWEAAVDDLAGGDPRARAALRALAGNDSSSVLDRSESKYLRVLINRFWAAREAATNHGRPGRDADLAKAARALRNAFRTMSSAPDDLHADLAAEVRPWAEQLARYGSAGVHAVDTLMAQAHDDGDTAWSAQRTAQRLRKEIGRSPATVGKGVLAPFLERAMTEADAWTGARHETPRPDGKDDGPTSLTVPFERARRLAAVTALTEPGPAAGAVSLEAHVPGEGWRRLGRLSVTGWTESRTPRLRADAVRLTWANGTKAPSVKALTPWFEDTPPAGLELSRKEADAQNGGSATVDALIYSRRPGDIHEKLTVKAPKGFTVHAPKEVTAPRGGTATVRITVDVPEDARSGTYEIPVDFGGAEQTLTVRTYPPTGGKDLARGTVATSSGDETPDFPASAATDGDPRTRWSSTAEDGAWLQFALAHPTRLGRLVLNWQDAYASGYRVQVSPDGRTWRTAATVRDGKGGRESVRMDARDARFVRIQGDKRATRFGYSLWSVEAYAVTEPGDQDRPGGEDRSGGEDGPGRKDRSGGEDKR; the protein is encoded by the coding sequence GTGGCGGGGACCACCGCACTGGCCGCCGCGGTCATCGGGGGTCTGCTCGGCGGGGCGCCGGGCGCCCAGGCCGCGCCCGCGGACCCCGCCATCGGCACGCCCGAGCAGCCGGACCGGCCGGCCGGGGCGGGGCGAACGCCCGCCGTCTGGCCGCGCCCCCAGTCGATGCAGGAGCTCGGCGCCGCCGTGCCCCTCTCCGGCGAGGCGGCACTGGTGGCGGCGCCGGACACCGATCCGTACGCGCTGGACGTGCTGCGCGGGCTGCTGCGCGACGCCGGGGTGCACACCGTCCGGACTCTGGCGCCCGGCGACCGGCTGCCCGCGGCCGGACCGGTGATCCGGGTAGGCGGCGAGCAGGCCGCGGACGCGCTGCGGGCGCTGCGGGCACCGGCCCGCGGGGATCTGCCCTCCGGCGGCTACCGGCTGGCCGTGGGCCAGGTCGCGGGCCGGGACACGGTCGCCCTGGACGGCGTCGGCCCGGACGGTCTCTTCCACGCCGCGCAGACGCTGCGGCAGCTGGTCACGGACCGCGATCAAGGGGAAGCATCGCGCAGCGATTCCGGCCGGGGTGGTGGCGGGCGACGGGTGGGCGGGGGACGGCAGCTGGCCTCGGTGACCGTGCGGGACTGGCCCGGTACGGCCGTGCGCGGCACCACCGAGGGGTTCTTCGGGCAGCCGTGGAGCCGTCCGCAGCGGCTCGCCCAGCTGGACTTCATGGGGCGCACCAAGCAGAACCACTATCTGTACGCGCCCGGCGACGACCCGTACCGGCAGGCCCGCTGGCGCGACCCCTACCCGGCCGAGCAGCGCGCCGACTTCCGGGCGCTGGCCGAGCGGGCCCGCGCCAACCACGTCACGCTGGGCTGGGCCCTCGCCCCCGGCCAGGCGCTGTGCTTCTCCTCCGAGGAGGATCTGCGGGCGCTGCGGCGCAAGGTGGACGCGATGTGGGCGCTGGGGGTGCGGTCCTTCCAGCTGCAGTTCCAGGACGTCAGCTACAGCGAATGGCACTGCGACGACGACCAGGACACCTTCGGCGCCGGCCCGCGGGCCGCGGCCAAGGCACAGGCCCGCGTCGCCAACGCCCTCGCCGCGCACCTCGCGGAGCGCCATCCGCAGGCCCCGCCGCTGTCGCTGATGCCGACCGAGTACTACCAGGACGGCTCGACGGCGTACCGCAGCGCACTGTCCGATGAGCTCGGCGACCGGGTCGAGGTGGCCTGGACCGGTGTCGGTGTGGTCCCGCGCACCATCACCGGCGGGGAACTGTCCACCGCCCGCCAGGCGTTCGGCCACCCGCTGGTGACCATGGACAACTACCCGGTCAACGACTACGCCCCGGACCGGATCTTCCTCGGCCCCTACCGGGGCCGTGAGCCGGCCGTCGCCACCGGCTCCTCGGCGCTGTTCGCCAACGCCATGGAGCAGCCGCTCGCCTCCCGTATCCCGCTGTTCACGGCCGCCGACTACGCGTGGAACCCCCGCAACTACCGCCCCGCGGAGTCCTGGGAGGCGGCCGTCGACGATCTGGCGGGCGGCGATCCGCGGGCCCGTGCCGCGCTGCGGGCGCTGGCCGGCAACGACTCCTCCTCGGTGCTGGACCGGAGCGAGTCGAAGTATCTGCGGGTGCTGATCAACCGCTTCTGGGCGGCCCGCGAGGCGGCGACCAACCACGGCCGGCCCGGCCGGGACGCGGACCTCGCCAAGGCGGCCCGGGCGCTGCGGAACGCGTTCCGGACCATGAGCAGCGCCCCCGACGACCTGCATGCGGATCTGGCCGCCGAGGTCCGCCCCTGGGCCGAGCAGCTGGCCCGCTACGGCAGCGCCGGTGTGCACGCCGTGGACACGCTGATGGCGCAGGCCCACGACGACGGCGACACCGCCTGGTCCGCGCAGCGCACGGCGCAGCGGCTGCGCAAGGAGATCGGGCGCAGCCCGGCGACGGTCGGCAAGGGGGTGCTCGCACCGTTCCTGGAGCGGGCGATGACCGAGGCCGACGCCTGGACCGGCGCCCGCCACGAGACCCCCCGGCCCGACGGGAAGGACGACGGCCCGACGTCGCTGACCGTGCCCTTCGAGCGGGCCCGCCGGCTGGCCGCGGTCACCGCCCTGACCGAGCCGGGCCCCGCCGCGGGCGCCGTGTCCCTGGAGGCGCATGTCCCCGGCGAGGGCTGGCGCCGCCTCGGCCGGCTCTCCGTCACCGGCTGGACGGAGTCGCGCACCCCGCGGCTGCGCGCCGACGCGGTACGGCTGACCTGGGCGAACGGCACGAAGGCGCCGTCCGTGAAGGCGCTGACCCCCTGGTTCGAGGACACCCCGCCGGCCGGGCTCGAACTGTCCCGCAAGGAGGCGGACGCCCAGAACGGCGGCAGTGCGACGGTGGACGCCCTGATCTACTCCCGCCGCCCCGGCGACATCCACGAGAAGCTGACGGTCAAGGCGCCCAAGGGCTTCACCGTGCACGCCCCGAAGGAGGTCACCGCACCACGGGGCGGCACCGCCACGGTCCGCATCACGGTCGATGTCCCCGAGGACGCCCGCTCCGGGACGTACGAGATCCCGGTGGACTTCGGCGGCGCGGAGCAGACGCTGACGGTGCGGACCTACCCGCCCACCGGCGGCAAGGACCTGGCACGCGGCACCGTCGCCACCTCCTCCGGCGACGAGACGCCCGATTTCCCGGCCTCGGCGGCCACCGACGGCGATCCCAGAACCCGCTGGTCGTCCACCGCCGAGGACGGTGCCTGGCTGCAGTTCGCCCTGGCCCATCCGACCCGCCTGGGCCGGCTCGTCCTGAACTGGCAGGACGCCTACGCCTCCGGCTACCGCGTCCAGGTCTCCCCGGACGGCCGCACCTGGCGTACGGCGGCCACGGTCCGGGACGGCAAGGGCGGCCGGGAGTCCGTCCGGATGGACGCCAGGGACGCCCGGTTCGTCCGCATCCAGGGCGACAAGCGGGCCACCCGCTTCGGCTACTCACTGTGGTCGGTGGAGGCGTACGCGGTGACGGAGCCGGGCGACCAGGACAGGCCGGGTGGCGAGGACAGGTCTGGCGGCGAGGACGGGCCGGGCCGCAAGGACAGGTCTGGCGGCGAGGACAAGCGCTGA